Genomic window (Sediminispirochaeta smaragdinae DSM 11293):
CGCCGACAGGGTAAGGCGGTTGGCGAAGGCCCCGATAGGAAGGTTTAGGTGGGCCAGGCCGCTTTGTTTGTTTGCCAATGATGTGTAAGCGGGATCGGAACTCTCCGAGATCGGTAGCAGGGCTCGGGTCGTGACCTGATAATCTCCCGATAGTTCGTAGTCCGGTTCCTTGGTGATGATGTTGATCACTCCGCCGATTGCCTCGGAACCGTACAGGGCCGACTGCGGACCTCGTATGATCTCAATCCGTTCAACATTATCCATGGCAATGGTATTCGCCACGATATTGGATGCCACCCTGCCGCTTACCCTTCGGCCGTCGATGAGAAAAAGAATCCTTTCCCCGTCCATACCCTGCATCTGGACATGGCTTCCCATTCCCGTTTCGGCAAACTGAAGGCCCGTTTCTCCCAGAACTCCTTCAAGAGTATCGGAACCGGAAGCCTCAATCTGATCCTCCGTGATCACCTCGGTCTGAATCGGCGAATCCTTCTGTTCTTTTTCGGTCCGCGTTCCCGCCACCACGATATTCAGCACAGGCAGTGCATCTGCTTCCTCTGTTTGCTCTTCTATTGTTTCTGCTTGTGCTTCGGCTGCTTCATCTTCTGGCTTTCCCTCCTGTTGCTGAGCGGAAAGGGCCGGGGGCCATGCAAAGGCCCCGGCAATGAGCAATACGACCGGTAAAAGCTGTCTTGTCATGGCCATCACTGAATTTTGGCGGTCTTGACCTTGTAGATGTATGTTCTGTTTGTACTATCCGACAAATATTCGGCATCCAGAATCTGCAACTTGTAGTAGGAACTCCCATCCCCACCGCGGACAATATAAACATTATTCGTAAAGTTGGAGAAGTTTGGACTCATCCGTTCCCACTCGGCATAGGCCCTGCCAAGACCGAAATTTACATCGACATGCGCTCCTACCTCTCCGAAAGCCCATGCGGTGGAGGGCGCTTGCCCGTCACGTTGCGGATCCTGCGGATAGCTGCTGTTATAGGCATAACCTGGGTAGGAGATGGCATTCCCCGTGGTTGGTTCAGAGGGATCTGAACTGTCTACTTTGTATTTACCATAGTAGGAATAATCTTTTCCGTCGTTTGAGTAGTCATTTGAATCATCGGCAAAGAGGGCTTGTGCCTCGGTGATGCTTATCGACTGGTCGAAGTTGCTTGTCTGGGCATAGACTACACCACCCTGGCCGCTGGAACTTAACGATGTTGCGGTTACCCCGCTGTTGGTCAGGATTTCCTTCTGGGCCGTGATCATAATCTCCCAGTTGGTGTTTGACCCTTCTGTAATAGTTGAAAGATCATCCCCTCCGGTAGCTTCCACCGGGTTTTCAGGATCTTCAAGGTCGATAAAAAGATAGGTATAGATCCATGTGTCAGAGGGCTTGTTCCGTTTCCCCTCATAGGTAATGGTGTCGCCGTCGGAGTCGGAACTTCCGGAACTATTAAGGTCGCAGCCAGCAAAGAACAGAAGGATTACCAAAAATGGCGTGATAGCCTTCCCTACGTTTTTCGTGTACACATGTTTTCGCATAGTCTCCTCCTCGTTTAATTGAATCACGGGGACAGAAAGACTACCTGGAAAAATCATAGATAGAGACCGGGCCGACAGTGAACCGGAATGGTAGGATTTTTCTGCGTCACACTCTTCCCCGAGATGCGCTTTGCATGGTGGTGGGCACCTTTCGTTTCAGAAAGGTCCTTTTTCAAGGCCGGATATCCTGACTCCCGGATTGGCCCTCGTTTCCGCCTTCCCGGCGTCCTGCGCCAGTGGCTTTGTAGAAACTTGGTACCCGGTTACAGTAGCGGGGTCTGTTCCGGATTTTCACCGGATTCCCCGAACCCAACACCATCTAAATATGTACGACAAAAGCATGACGGAAAAAATTCGATTGGTATAGTACTTTTTATTGCGAATTGGTATTTATTTCTTAGTGTTCCGAATCCTGGTGGTATGCATACCTTTTTGCCGGTAAAATCCTTGCTTTTATGTCGGTGCTTGTTTTTCCCCATAGTTTGACTTTCAATTGACTGCGGAAAAAAGAATTGTGTCGCTTTAATCACCAGGATTCGGAACAGTAGATATAGTAAGAAGCAGGGGGAGGCTGCCGCCGAAGCATTATCCGGCGGCGATACCCTTAGTAGTTTTCTTCTTTGCCGGTACTTTGGGAGACTCCCGCATCGTTGAAGGATGCCATTTCCGAAGCGATTTTGATTCCGAGATTGACCAGAAAGCCGCCGATAACCGCTCCCGTCCCTTCTCCCAGTCGCATATCCAGCTCCACAATCGCTTCGAGGCCCATGGCCTGGAGCATTACCGCGTGTCCTTTCACCTTTGATTTGTGGCCGGCGAATAGATAAGCCGAGACTTCATTGTCCATGAGCCAGGCCATATAGGCCCCGGCTGTTACCGGAAATCCGTCGATCATGCAGGCGCAGCCCTTCCCTTTAAGACCGAGGATAAAGCCTGCCATGGTAGCCAGCTCGAAGCCACCGACCTTGCGCATGATATCCTTTGCATCGGAAAAAGGGGCATGGCGTTCGATAGATTCGAGGATGACACGTCGTTTGTGATCGAGCATTTCGCTGCTGATGCCCGTTCCCTTGTCGATGATCGATTCGGCAGGTAGCCCCCCGGCAATTGCCATGGCCGCGGCGGTCGTCGTGTTGCTGATCCCCATATCACCGAGGGCGAGGATTTTGTAGCCCTCGGTAACCGCGTTTTCCGCTAGTTGTTTTCCATTCGCAAGGCAGATCTCAAGCTGGTCGGCGGTCATTGCTTCTATCTCGTGAAAGTTCCGGGTTCCGTATCCTGCCTTGCAGCCGATCACCTGGGAAAGATCGACGTCCGAGGCTATCCCTGCATCGACGATGAAAACATCGAATCCGCAGTGACGCGCAAGTACGTTGATCCCTGCACCGTTTTGGGTAAAATTGGCAACCATCTGCTTGGTGACCTCCTTGGGATACATGGAGACCCCTGCTTCATTGATGCCGTGGTCTGCGGCAATGACAAAGGCGCCCATTTTTCCCGATTCTGGAACGACCTTTCCCTGAATCTCCGCCATTTTGACGGCAAAGTCCTCCAGTTTCCCCAGGCTTCCCACCGGTTTGGTCAGTCCGTCAAGGTGCTTCCGGGCTGCTGTTCTGATCTGTTCGTTGTTCATGTCTTCTCCCGTTTCTCTGTTGTTTCATCCTGTCCGGTCGGACCGCTTTCGGCGGCAAGGAAACCGAGCAGTTGTCTATTGTTTTCTTCGCTTGAAATTCCTATCCGGTAGAACCCTGGCAGGTCAAAGGATGTACAGTCGCGCAGGGCGATGTCCGAGGCGGCAAGATGTTCACGGAACCGCCGTGCACGCGCTTTTGCTCCGGAGTACAGGAGGAAAAAGTTGGCCGTTCCAGGGAATATGCCGTAACCTAATGCTGCGGCTGCTGTCTCAAGGCTCTGCCGCTGTAGTCGGAGCCGTCGCCACTGTGTTTCAAAGACTTCCCGATGCTGTATGGCGGCAAGGCCTGCGGCAAGAGCCGGGGCGTTGATGCTCCACTCGGGGCGGGCGGCGCTAAGGGCCCTTGCAATCCGGTGAGGCGCGATACTATAGCCCAGTCTGAGTCCGGGAAGGGCAAAATCCTTTGTCATGGAACGCAGTACCACGATGTTTTCGGCCTCCGCGCAGTAGCGTCTGTTTTCATCGACAAAGTTCATGTACGCCTCGTCCACGACCAGGAGACCGCCGCAGCTGGAACAGGAGTCTGCTATCTCCTCGATGTCCCGTCTGTCGAGAAGGAGCCCTGTGGGGTTGTTGGGATTGCAGATCCATGTCAGCGCGGGCTTCAACTCACCAATGGTCCTGATAAGGGAAGGGATGGATAGCGTGAATCCTTCCTGCGGCTTCGCCCGGAAACTATCAATCCGTGCCCCCATGAGGGCACTGTTTTTTGCATACTCTTCGTAGGTTGGACCGACAACCAGCACGTTTCTTCCCCGTTCCAGGAGGCCAAAAGCGGTGAGAAAGATGGCCTGGCTCACCCCGTTGGTAAGCAGCAGGCGTTCGGGATCACAGCCGTGTAACCTTGCAAGCTCCCCGGCAAGTTGCCGGCCTCTTGTGTCGGGGTAGCGGTTCATCGGCGCGGCCGCAATGGCCGTGACAACCGGGTCTGGAAGGGGAAAGGGGTTGAGGCAGACCGAGAAATCAAAGGGCTTTGCCTCTCTTCCTCCGTGAGGTACCGTTTGAGATGTAAGAAGCTCGGGGCGTATCAGCGCCGCTTGTTCCGGTTTCCCGGCTTGGTGTTTTGCATCAGGAACCAAGGATCACCCCCGTACAGGCAAGGATACCGGCCAAAAGTAGAAGAAAAAGAAGGGCCGATCTTCGAACCAGCCTAATGCAACGGCGAATGTCGGCGGGTTTCGGAAGGCGACCTGTACTGTTTATGACGTAGTGCCCTCTTTTTTCCAGGCGTAAGCCTAAAATAGCGGCTGCGGCGCCCATGGTCCAGCCTGCGTTGGGGCTTTCGGTAGCATTCTGCCATGCAAAGAGGGACGCCAGGGATCTTTTCCTCCCGGCACCATTACCCTCCCCAGGGGCTGATCGTATCGGTATGATGCTTCCGGCCAAAATGATGAGCAAGGCCGTCACTCTGGCCGGGATAAAATTCAGAAGATCATCACAACGAGCCGCCCATTTACCTCCGAACTCGAAGTCTCCCGTGCGGTAGCCTATCATGGCATCGCTGGTATTGATATAGCGGAAGGCAAAGGCACCGGGAAGGCCCGCAAGAAGATAGTACAAAAGGGGTGAGGTAAAGCTGTCGGTAAGGTTCTCCGCAAGGGATTCGACCACCGCACCGCAGAGCTCCGACTCCTCCAGTTCGCTCGTGTTCCGACTGACAAGGTGAAAGGCTGTCAGCTTTCTCGCCGATGCAAGGTCCCCGGCTTCCAGCGCCCGTGCGATCTTGTCCCCCGTTCGCAGGAGGGTGGTGAGAGAAAAGCTCATTTTCAAAAAAACGATCGACAGAACCAACCTCGGCAGGATCGGAATCCTGTTTAGAAGAAGCAGGGGAAGGGAAAAGAGCAGGGCTCCACAGATGGTCATAAGGGCGCCGTAGGAAAAAAGAAGCCACTTCCCCTGTTTGGGCCGATGCTGCCAGAGGCGGGAAATGAGGCTTCCCATCCAGGCTACCGGATGAAAACGGTTGGGAGGATCGCCCCAAAGCAGGTCGTAAAGCAGGGCTCCCGCAAGAATCGGCAGGCAAAGGTTCATAGTCCGATGATTGCCTCCAGCTGCTTCATATCAATGGCCGCTTCCACCGCATCGGCCAGGGCCTCCAGTTCTTCTTCCCTCCTCTGGACAAGGCTTACAGGCTTGCCTTCAGGCTCCCAGCCCAGAGATGCGAGCCAGCCCCGTCTGAAAGCGGCCTCGTCGAAGAGACCGTGAAAGTAGGTTCCGATGATGCGGCCGTCCGGTGATACTGCACCGTCGCGCCCTCCTGAGCCGGTTGCAAGAAAAGGACCGGCCGACTCTCCCAGCGCGCTATGACCCATGTGGATTTCATAACCGCTGACCTTGTACCCTTTCATCGGAGCAAGGGTTCCCTTATCACTGCAGAGGGTCCCTGTCTCCTGGATCGTCTTCTTTTCCCGACTGAAGTAGGTGGTTACATCCAGCAGCCCAAGGCCCCGGAGGCTTCCGGCGCTGCCCTCCACCCCCTCTTTGTCGATGATCTGCCTTCCCAGCATCTGAAAGCCCCCGCAGATACCAATGACCGATGTTCCCTCTTCGACTTTGCGGCAAATAGCCTCGGCAAGGCCGCTCTGCCTGAGCCAGAGCAGATCTGCCATGGTGGTTTTGGTTCCCGGCAGGATGATTGCCGCAGGGTTACCCAGCTCTCTTGGATGTTCCACAAAACGAAGCTGTAGGCCCGGCTCCATGGTCAGGGCGTCGAAATCATCGTAATTGGAGATGTGGGGCAGAAGCATGACCGCTATCTCGGTACTTCCGGAGCCGAAAAAGCGGTGCTCTTCGAGAAACACCGAATCTTCCTGGGCGAGGGAGATCTCCTTCAGGTAGGGAACTACGCCCAGGGTCGGGACGCCTCCTGTCAGGTTCCGAAGCATATCGAGCCCCGGTTTGAGCAGTTCGACATCGCCCCGGAATTTATTGATGATAAAACCTTTGACCAGTTCCCGTTCCTCCGGCTCGAGAAGGGCAAGGGTGCCGTAAAGGAATGCGAAAACGCCGCCCCTGTCGATGTCGGCGGCCAGAAGAACCGGGGCCTGTAGATATCTTGCCACCCGCATGTTGACGATTTCGTGTTCCTTCAGATTGATCTCGGCGGGGCTGCCCGCTCCTTCGACGATAAGCAGGTCGTTCTCTTTCCCCGCCCTATCCAGAACCTCGGTGATGGTTTCCCACAACGCAGGCTTCGCCTTGTAATACTCACCTCCGCTTAGGCGTCGCCACGGCTTTCCCATCAGCACCACTTGGGAGCTGCTGTTACCCTCCGGCTTGAGCAGTACCGGGTTCATGGCTACCTCGGCATCCCGTTTTGCCGCGGTAGCCTGGAGGGCCTGGGCTCTGCCGATCTCCAGGCCTTCGCTGGTTACGAAAGAGTTGAGGGCCATGTTCTGGCTTTTAAAGGGAAAGACCCGAAGCCCCTTTCGCGCAAAGATTCGGCAAAAGGCGGCGACAAGGAGGCTTTTACCGACATTCGAGGATGTTCCCTGGATCATTAAGGTTCGTGACATAGTGTAGATCTAGTAGAGCCGAAATCTTCTCTTTCCTCAAGGAGTATTGTTTTTATTTTTGCACTATTTTTCGAAAAAGAAGGTCCCGATCCCTTTCCAAAGGGGCATGCCTCTTGCAAGGCTTTTTCTTGGAGCTATAATGAAGCCAACCATTCCAGGTGGCCAGAATCGGCAGAATAGGGAAGCAGGTGTGAGTCCTGCACTCGGCAAGAGAGCTGTAAACGGGGATGAACCTACCATCCGCCACAGGCGGAACGTCACTGCATCTGAAGGTGTGGGAAGGCGGTAGAAGTAAGATGATCCGTGAGTCAGAAGACCTGCCTGGGAAAACGGAGAGCATCCATGCTTTTGCACTTTTGCAGCTCTCCGGATCTTCCTGTCTCTGGTCCTCCTGTGTCTATCAGAGGAGGAACAATGGTTTTCGTTCGAAGGGCTCTCGCCGTTTTTCTTTTGTTTGTGTGCATGACATCTCTGCTTTTTGCCGGAGGGACGCAGGAGCCGGCATCCGACCGAAAGGTGGCCGGTAGTCCGCAGTCGGGGATGTCGATCTTGGGCGAGAGCGATGCGTCGGTACGCTTTCGGGAGGTTTCGGGCCGGATTGTCGAAATTCCCAAATTCCCCAAACGAACCGTCATCATGCACAATTCGATACTCGACCTCTGGTATATGGCCGGAGGAACAAGCCTTGCCCGCCTGAGGGGAGCAATCAATGTGCCCGCCGAGGCAAAAGATCTTCCCGTGCTTGGTTCCATTGCCAGTATCGATGTCGAAAAAATCATGAAACTGGAACCGGACTTGCTTATCTTTTCGGGAACAAGTGAATACCAGCGAAAAATCAGTGATTTTTTTGCCTCTGAAGGGGTGGCGAGCCTTGGGATCAATTATGAAAACTATGATGATTTTGGTCTCATCTTCGATCTCTTTACCAGGCTCAACGGCCGACGGGATCTCTACGAAGCGTATTTGATTCCGACGCAGGAAAAGGTTCAGTCCATTATCGATCGGGTACCGAAGGGCGTGCATCCAAAGGTGTGTATCCTCTTTGCTTCCACCAACTACGTGAAGGTGGAAACCGAGGAGACCGTGACCGGAGACTACTGCAAGCGTCTTGGAGCGGTGAATATCTATCGTGAATCGGCCTTCGAAGGAGCCGGTCGAGTCGACCTCAGTCTTGAATACATCCTCGAACAGGATCCTGATCTCATATTCGTCACCACCATGGGTGATGTGGAAAAGTGTACGGCCAGGATAGAAATGGAGGTTTCATCCAATCCTGTATGGGCTTCCCTTTCGGCTGTGAAAAACGGACGGTTTCATTATCTGGATAAGTCCTTTTCCATCTACAAGCCGAACCGCGCCTATCCCGAGGCATTTCAGAGGATTGCCGAACTCCTGTATCCTGGAACGGATTTCAGTCTCGGTTCCGGGGAGGGGAAGGCTGAGTGAGCCGTTTCGATATCAGGAGCCGTACCGGTTACCGTCTTGCAATCTTAGTACTTCTTCTCTGTCTGCTGTTTGCCGCCCTCCTTTTGGCGATCCGCTTCGGTTCTTCCGGTTTTACCTTCCGCCAGATCCTTCGGGCGCTTTTTATCGACACTACGTCGGTGGATCATCGCATCCTCATGATGGTGCGGATGCCGCGAGCCATTGCCGCCGCCCTGGTCGGTTTTTGTCTTGCCCTTTCCGGTACACTCCTGCAGGGGGTGATGCGCAATCCCCTTGCCTCACCGAATGTGATCGGGGTTTCCGCCGGGGCCGGGCTTGCGGCGGTCTGCATCTATATCCTTTTTCCCGGCCACTATTTCCTTGTGACGCCGGTGGCATTCGGCGGGGCCTTCCTGGCTGCTCTTTTGGTCTACCTGCTGGCCTGGAAGGGAGGAGCATCCCCGTTGCGTCTCGTCCTTTCGGGAATCGCCGTCTCCTCCTTTCTCGGCGCCGGAAGTAACGCCTTGATGATCTTCTTTCCCGATCGGGTTCAGCACGTGATCGGTTTTATGGTGGGAAATCTCTCTGCCGTCACCTGGCAGCAGGTCCGAATTCTGTGGCCCTACGCCTTCATAGGGTTTCTTTTTTCTATGCTCTTGGCGGATCGACTCAATATTCTGCTTCTCGGCGACGAGACGGCCAACAGCTTGGGCCTCAATGTCGAGGCCTCCCGCATGTTTTTCATGCTGATTGCCTCCCTCCTCGCCGCATCTGCGGTCAGTATTGTGGGACTCCTGGGCTTTGTGGGGCTGATCGTCCCTCATGTGGCGCGGCTTGTGATCGGGAATAACGCCCGTTACCTCATTCCCGCTTCAGCCCTTCTCGGAGCCGTTGTTGTTCTTCTCTGCGACACCCTCGGGCGGGTCATCCTTCGGCCTCAGGAGCTGCCGGTGGGTATCATCATGGCGATGTTGGGTGCACCCTTTTTCCTTTACCTGCTCAGGCAAAAGGGGGAGAAAATGGGAGGCGGCCATGGTCATTGAGGCTGATAAGCTTTGTCTTGGGTACGGCGGCAAACCGATTGTTAAAGATCTCTCTCTTTCCGTGCCTGCCGGCTCCTGGGCATCAATCATCGGTCCCAACGGCTGCGGGAAATCGACGCTTCTGAAGGCCCTTTCCCGCAACCTGAAGCCTGTTTCCGGTTCCGTTAGGGTTATGGACCGGCCCTTGGATAGTTACGGAGGACGGGGCCTTGCCCGAACCATGGCTTTTCTCGCCCAAACTCCTCAAATCCCCGATTATTTTTCCGTGAAGGAACTGGTGGGCTATGGCAGATATCCCCATACCGGATGGTTCGGCAGCTTTCGTCCCCGGGATCGGGAGGTGGTGGAACAGGCTCTGGAGGCAACGGACATGCTTGACTTTAGCGAGCGCGAGGTTGCAAGCCTTTCCGGTGGTGAACGCCAGCGGGCCTGGATTGCCATGGCCCTGGCTCAGGAGGCGGAACTCCTGCTTTTCGACGAGCCGACGACTCATCTCGATATTGCCTACCAGTTCCAGATCCTCGAGTTGATCGACAGGTTGCGAAGGGAGATGGGGCGGACGGTGGTGACGGTACTCCATGATCTCAACCAGGCGGCCCGTTACTCCGACCAGCTTTTTGTGATGAAAGACGGTAGGATTTTTGCTACCGGGGAACCCTCGGTGGTCCTTACCCCTCCGCTCCTTGGGGATGTCTTTTCCATCGATGTGCGGCTCCTGCAGGACGAGGAACATGATTGTCCCTTTGTCGTTCCTCTGGGAGGAAAACAGTGATGGAACACATTTCTTCCCTTGCCCTTCCCCGTTTCGTAATTGCGGGAGCATCTTCCGGCAGCGGAAAGAGTACGCTGACCCTGGCCCTGATTGAGGCACTTCACC
Coding sequences:
- a CDS encoding ABC transporter substrate-binding protein, whose protein sequence is MVFVRRALAVFLLFVCMTSLLFAGGTQEPASDRKVAGSPQSGMSILGESDASVRFREVSGRIVEIPKFPKRTVIMHNSILDLWYMAGGTSLARLRGAINVPAEAKDLPVLGSIASIDVEKIMKLEPDLLIFSGTSEYQRKISDFFASEGVASLGINYENYDDFGLIFDLFTRLNGRRDLYEAYLIPTQEKVQSIIDRVPKGVHPKVCILFASTNYVKVETEETVTGDYCKRLGAVNIYRESAFEGAGRVDLSLEYILEQDPDLIFVTTMGDVEKCTARIEMEVSSNPVWASLSAVKNGRFHYLDKSFSIYKPNRAYPEAFQRIAELLYPGTDFSLGSGEGKAE
- a CDS encoding ABC transporter ATP-binding protein, producing MVIEADKLCLGYGGKPIVKDLSLSVPAGSWASIIGPNGCGKSTLLKALSRNLKPVSGSVRVMDRPLDSYGGRGLARTMAFLAQTPQIPDYFSVKELVGYGRYPHTGWFGSFRPRDREVVEQALEATDMLDFSEREVASLSGGERQRAWIAMALAQEAELLLFDEPTTHLDIAYQFQILELIDRLRREMGRTVVTVLHDLNQAARYSDQLFVMKDGRIFATGEPSVVLTPPLLGDVFSIDVRLLQDEEHDCPFVVPLGGKQ
- a CDS encoding FecCD family ABC transporter permease, producing the protein MSRFDIRSRTGYRLAILVLLLCLLFAALLLAIRFGSSGFTFRQILRALFIDTTSVDHRILMMVRMPRAIAAALVGFCLALSGTLLQGVMRNPLASPNVIGVSAGAGLAAVCIYILFPGHYFLVTPVAFGGAFLAALLVYLLAWKGGASPLRLVLSGIAVSSFLGAGSNALMIFFPDRVQHVIGFMVGNLSAVTWQQVRILWPYAFIGFLFSMLLADRLNILLLGDETANSLGLNVEASRMFFMLIASLLAASAVSIVGLLGFVGLIVPHVARLVIGNNARYLIPASALLGAVVVLLCDTLGRVILRPQELPVGIIMAMLGAPFFLYLLRQKGEKMGGGHGH
- a CDS encoding pyridoxal phosphate-dependent aminotransferase, which encodes MVPDAKHQAGKPEQAALIRPELLTSQTVPHGGREAKPFDFSVCLNPFPLPDPVVTAIAAAPMNRYPDTRGRQLAGELARLHGCDPERLLLTNGVSQAIFLTAFGLLERGRNVLVVGPTYEEYAKNSALMGARIDSFRAKPQEGFTLSIPSLIRTIGELKPALTWICNPNNPTGLLLDRRDIEEIADSCSSCGGLLVVDEAYMNFVDENRRYCAEAENIVVLRSMTKDFALPGLRLGYSIAPHRIARALSAARPEWSINAPALAAGLAAIQHREVFETQWRRLRLQRQSLETAAAALGYGIFPGTANFFLLYSGAKARARRFREHLAASDIALRDCTSFDLPGFYRIGISSEENNRQLLGFLAAESGPTGQDETTEKREKT
- a CDS encoding cobyric acid synthase codes for the protein MSRTLMIQGTSSNVGKSLLVAAFCRIFARKGLRVFPFKSQNMALNSFVTSEGLEIGRAQALQATAAKRDAEVAMNPVLLKPEGNSSSQVVLMGKPWRRLSGGEYYKAKPALWETITEVLDRAGKENDLLIVEGAGSPAEINLKEHEIVNMRVARYLQAPVLLAADIDRGGVFAFLYGTLALLEPEERELVKGFIINKFRGDVELLKPGLDMLRNLTGGVPTLGVVPYLKEISLAQEDSVFLEEHRFFGSGSTEIAVMLLPHISNYDDFDALTMEPGLQLRFVEHPRELGNPAAIILPGTKTTMADLLWLRQSGLAEAICRKVEEGTSVIGICGGFQMLGRQIIDKEGVEGSAGSLRGLGLLDVTTYFSREKKTIQETGTLCSDKGTLAPMKGYKVSGYEIHMGHSALGESAGPFLATGSGGRDGAVSPDGRIIGTYFHGLFDEAAFRRGWLASLGWEPEGKPVSLVQRREEELEALADAVEAAIDMKQLEAIIGL
- the cobT gene encoding nicotinate-nucleotide--dimethylbenzimidazole phosphoribosyltransferase, whose amino-acid sequence is MNNEQIRTAARKHLDGLTKPVGSLGKLEDFAVKMAEIQGKVVPESGKMGAFVIAADHGINEAGVSMYPKEVTKQMVANFTQNGAGINVLARHCGFDVFIVDAGIASDVDLSQVIGCKAGYGTRNFHEIEAMTADQLEICLANGKQLAENAVTEGYKILALGDMGISNTTTAAAMAIAGGLPAESIIDKGTGISSEMLDHKRRVILESIERHAPFSDAKDIMRKVGGFELATMAGFILGLKGKGCACMIDGFPVTAGAYMAWLMDNEVSAYLFAGHKSKVKGHAVMLQAMGLEAIVELDMRLGEGTGAVIGGFLVNLGIKIASEMASFNDAGVSQSTGKEENY
- the cbiB gene encoding adenosylcobinamide-phosphate synthase CbiB, whose translation is MNLCLPILAGALLYDLLWGDPPNRFHPVAWMGSLISRLWQHRPKQGKWLLFSYGALMTICGALLFSLPLLLLNRIPILPRLVLSIVFLKMSFSLTTLLRTGDKIARALEAGDLASARKLTAFHLVSRNTSELEESELCGAVVESLAENLTDSFTSPLLYYLLAGLPGAFAFRYINTSDAMIGYRTGDFEFGGKWAARCDDLLNFIPARVTALLIILAGSIIPIRSAPGEGNGAGRKRSLASLFAWQNATESPNAGWTMGAAAAILGLRLEKRGHYVINSTGRLPKPADIRRCIRLVRRSALLFLLLLAGILACTGVILGS